Proteins from a single region of Choloepus didactylus isolate mChoDid1 chromosome 10, mChoDid1.pri, whole genome shotgun sequence:
- the LOC119505268 gene encoding olfactory receptor 13C7-like has protein sequence MDGTNQTAVTEYVLLGLYEHRNLEIVLFGLCLGVYSMNVLGNSLLILLNLLDPHLHSPMYFFLSNLSLIDICGTSSFVPLMLVNLLGAQRTISFPGCTLQMFLTLALGTTECLLLAMMAYDQYMAICQPLRYPELMSGQTCMWMAVLSWGTGFIISLLHSILVWRLPFCGHNVINHFFCEILAVLKLACGDISLIVLVLMMATAVLTLTPLLLICLSYIFILATILRVPSAAGWYKAFSTCSAHLMVVVIFYGTISFMYFKPKANNFYLDKIIALFYGVVTPSLNPIIYSLRNAEVKAAVIALLGGDLLYRKTFHFYCCSPFLSVKRG, from the coding sequence ATGGATGGGACAAATCAGACGGCTGTGACAGAATATGTCCTGCTTGGGCTCTATGAGCACCGTAACCTAGAGATCGTCCTGTTTGGGCTTTGCCTGGGCGTCTACTCCATGAATGTGCTGGGGAACTCCCTCCTCATACTGCTGAACCTGCTGGACCCCCACCTGCACagccccatgtacttcttcctcagcaACCTCTCCCTCATAGACATCTGTGGCACATCTTCTTTCGTGCCCCTCATGCTGGTCAACCTCCTGGGAGCCCAAAGGACCATCTCCTTTCCTGGCTGCACCCTGCAGATGTTCCTGACCCTAGCGCTGGGTACCACAGAATGCCTGCTCCTGGCCATGATGGCATATGACCAATACATGGCTATCTGCCAGCCGCTTAGGTATCCAGAGCTCATGAGTGGGCAGACGTGCATGTGGATGGCAGTGCTGAGCTGGGGGACAGGCTTCATCATCTCGCTGCTGCATTCCATCCTTGTCTGGCGCCTCCCCTTCTGTGGCCACAATGTCAtcaaccacttcttctgtgagATCTTGGCGGTGCTGAAACTGGCCTGTGGGGACATCTCCCTCATTGTGCTGGTCTTAATGATGGCCACAGCTGTCCTGACACTGACCCCACTCCTGCTCATCTGCCTCTCCTATATTTTTATCCTTGCTACCATCCTTAGGGTACCCTCTGCTGCAGGCTGGTACAAAGCTTTCTCCACCTGCTCTGCCCACCTCATGGTGGTGGTGATTTTCTATGGGACCATCTCCTTCATGTACTTCAAGCCCAAGGCCAACAACTTCTACCTGGATAAGATTATTGCATTGTTCTATGGAGTTGTGACACCCTCGCTGAACCCCatcatctacagcctgaggaatGCAGAGGTGAAAGCTGCTGTGATAGCTCTCCTGGGTGGAGATCTCCTCTACAGGAAAACGTTCCACTTTTACTGCTGCTCTCCATTTCTATCAGTCAAGAGAGGCTAA